The proteins below are encoded in one region of Myxococcales bacterium:
- a CDS encoding OmpA family protein codes for MRWDSGIKRSQRWVRAAATVGTVLLISGAAFGQDEPRVAEPNGDGMDTHLFRPAVDSKGFMFVNGSDILGANDISFGLVLDYGRNLMRTNRDRDACGGPGETGCPAGGPSLDRGVNALVNNSFQGTFGFNYGIANIGSIGITVPVVLMAGNEANEIGETGATYSAGKLDAQKISTVALQGKLRLTRVDRGPGLALIVQGGVPVGDAPRDLGADPGAWYWPHIVFENRFGSSGRFKVGIDVGYRGHTGKNPKFGVDNAGRTQLAEGEFENGNLGTFGVGLAYRVIDPLDLVVESYGTYLASGKSDSKQKLSQEYLGGIKLFVERNSYLMMGGGSRIYTTGFEAADVRMVLGFVFEPSIGDRDGDGYKDDVDQCPDEPEDFDGFRDEDGCPEPDNDNDGILDVDDRCPNIPEDRDGDEDEDGCPEGQDGDRDGDGILDSRDKCPDDPEDRDGFEDKDGCPDPDNDKDGILDKEDSCPLDPEDKDGFEDKDGCPDPDNDKDQIPDVKDKCPNDPETYNGFEDEDGCPDKGKVLIEGSDIIILDKVMFETNSAKILPESNGILDAVAATLKGHPEFKVIEVAGHADERSSDEYNLKLTRDRAASVVDAIVGRGVPKTRLVSQGYGEYCPLDEGHNGAAWEKNRRVEFKVVKTEEGSTDVERGCEKAKAKGVLPPPVE; via the coding sequence ATGCGTTGGGATAGCGGCATCAAGCGCTCGCAGCGATGGGTGCGCGCGGCGGCAACCGTCGGCACAGTGCTGTTGATTTCGGGGGCGGCGTTTGGTCAGGACGAGCCGCGCGTGGCCGAGCCAAACGGCGACGGCATGGACACACACCTGTTTCGACCTGCGGTCGACTCGAAGGGCTTCATGTTCGTGAACGGCTCCGACATCCTCGGCGCCAACGACATCAGCTTCGGGTTGGTCCTCGACTACGGCCGAAACCTGATGCGGACCAACCGCGATCGCGACGCCTGTGGCGGCCCCGGGGAGACGGGTTGCCCAGCCGGCGGTCCCAGCCTCGACCGTGGGGTGAACGCCTTGGTCAACAACTCGTTCCAAGGCACCTTCGGCTTCAACTACGGCATCGCGAACATCGGCAGCATCGGCATCACGGTGCCTGTCGTCTTGATGGCCGGCAACGAGGCCAACGAGATCGGCGAGACCGGCGCCACGTACAGCGCCGGCAAGCTGGATGCCCAGAAGATCAGCACTGTGGCTCTGCAGGGCAAGCTGCGGCTGACGCGCGTCGACCGAGGTCCCGGGCTTGCGCTGATCGTCCAGGGCGGCGTGCCGGTCGGGGATGCACCGCGCGACCTCGGAGCTGATCCGGGCGCCTGGTATTGGCCCCACATCGTGTTCGAAAATCGTTTCGGCTCGAGTGGCCGATTCAAAGTCGGCATCGACGTCGGCTACCGCGGACACACGGGAAAGAACCCGAAGTTTGGCGTCGACAACGCCGGCCGCACTCAGCTCGCCGAAGGCGAGTTCGAGAACGGAAATCTGGGCACGTTCGGTGTTGGCCTCGCGTATCGTGTCATCGACCCGCTCGACCTGGTCGTGGAGTCCTACGGAACCTACCTCGCCAGCGGCAAGAGCGACTCGAAGCAGAAGCTCAGCCAGGAGTATTTGGGCGGAATCAAGCTGTTCGTCGAGCGCAACAGCTACCTGATGATGGGCGGCGGCAGCCGGATCTACACGACCGGCTTCGAGGCGGCCGACGTGCGCATGGTGCTCGGATTCGTGTTCGAGCCGAGCATCGGCGACCGCGATGGAGACGGCTACAAAGACGACGTCGACCAGTGCCCCGACGAGCCCGAGGACTTCGACGGTTTCCGGGACGAGGACGGCTGCCCGGAGCCGGACAACGACAACGACGGCATCTTGGACGTCGACGATCGTTGCCCGAACATTCCCGAAGACCGCGACGGCGACGAGGACGAGGACGGCTGCCCCGAAGGTCAGGATGGCGACCGCGACGGCGATGGCATCTTGGACTCACGTGACAAGTGTCCCGACGACCCCGAGGACCGCGACGGCTTCGAGGACAAGGACGGCTGTCCTGATCCCGATAACGACAAGGACGGCATCCTCGACAAGGAAGACAGCTGCCCCCTCGATCCCGAGGACAAGGATGGGTTCGAGGACAAGGACGGTTGCCCGGATCCAGACAACGACAAGGACCAGATCCCGGACGTGAAGGACAAGTGCCCGAACGACCCGGAGACCTACAACGGCTTCGAGGACGAAGACGGTTGCCCGGACAAGGGCAAGGTCCTGATCGAGGGCTCCGACATCATCATCCTCGACAAGGTCATGTTCGAGACGAACAGCGCCAAGATCCTGCCCGAGTCGAACGGCATCTTGGACGCGGTGGCGGCCACCCTGAAGGGCCACCCGGAGTTCAAGGTGATCGAGGTCGCCGGGCACGCCGACGAACGCTCGAGCGACGAGTACAACCTGAAGCTCACGCGGGATCGCGCGGCGAGTGTCGTGGATGCCATCGTGGGCCGCGGGGTTCCCAAGACCCGGCTGGTCTCACAGGGCTACGGCGAGTACTGCCCGCTCGACGAAGGGCACAACGGAGCGGCCTGGGAGAAGAATCGCCGGGTGGAGTTCAAGGTCGTGAAGACCGAGGAAGGCTCCACCGACGTCGAGCGCGGTTGCGAGAAGGCAAAGGCCAAGGGCGTCCTGCCGCCCCCGGTCGAGTGA
- a CDS encoding zinc-ribbon domain-containing protein, with the protein MKITCQSCGAKYAIADEKVRGRRVKVRCKGCNEPIIVDGYSEQQPEAAADEPAQAAGSPEAWSVNLSDTDQRSMTTEEIVQAWNAGQMPADAFVWKEGMGDWVPLASAPELSVYLSAPAHSAPVQPEPAPQFAFAAPAGGAARVERGRGAADIFGAAAAAGSEEEVVSSAAQPGEGEYDDQKPTGARNENSVLFSLDALKAGVGPAAPKAAPVARRGSVAPAPSDEKADLDDIMNMGGGGMAGPLFGMNANQALLAAPPPPPDPPPRPSIPSEMPAAFGSMPPPGYGQKKSNTLVLAVGGGVAFLAVIAIVIGVLALRSGKGEEAKAERPDKSGENSGKSGSTSPTTEKTETKPGEETKPEETKPADTSAAAPSASGEKKEVSEEDKKRFAEAMKKKEEEDKTKPPEEKKEEVAKKADPSSGVASFNKGAAIAALGGAAAQASGCKRPGGPTGGGRAVVTFASSGRVTSANISGGEFPGTSVGSCIAGVFRRAQVPAFSGDPVTVSKGFSISP; encoded by the coding sequence ATGAAGATCACCTGTCAGTCTTGTGGCGCGAAGTATGCGATCGCGGACGAAAAAGTCCGGGGCCGGCGCGTCAAGGTCCGCTGCAAAGGTTGCAACGAACCCATCATCGTCGATGGCTATAGCGAGCAGCAGCCCGAAGCAGCTGCAGATGAGCCTGCACAGGCCGCGGGCTCGCCGGAGGCGTGGTCGGTCAATCTGAGCGACACCGACCAGCGCTCGATGACGACTGAAGAGATCGTGCAAGCGTGGAACGCTGGGCAGATGCCCGCCGATGCTTTTGTCTGGAAGGAGGGCATGGGCGACTGGGTGCCGCTCGCATCAGCGCCAGAGCTCTCGGTCTACCTCTCTGCGCCCGCACACTCTGCGCCGGTTCAACCCGAACCAGCGCCGCAGTTTGCGTTCGCCGCGCCCGCCGGCGGCGCGGCACGCGTCGAACGCGGTCGCGGCGCGGCGGACATCTTCGGCGCCGCAGCGGCCGCCGGCTCCGAGGAAGAGGTCGTGTCGTCTGCCGCCCAGCCCGGTGAAGGCGAGTACGACGATCAGAAACCGACCGGTGCACGCAACGAGAACTCCGTCTTGTTCTCGCTCGATGCGCTCAAGGCCGGGGTAGGCCCAGCGGCGCCCAAGGCCGCGCCGGTAGCAAGACGCGGCAGCGTGGCGCCCGCGCCGAGCGACGAAAAGGCCGACCTCGACGACATCATGAACATGGGCGGTGGCGGCATGGCCGGCCCGCTCTTCGGTATGAACGCGAACCAGGCCCTCCTGGCCGCACCGCCGCCGCCGCCGGATCCGCCGCCGCGGCCGAGCATCCCGAGCGAGATGCCTGCGGCGTTCGGCAGCATGCCGCCGCCTGGTTACGGCCAGAAGAAGAGCAACACGTTGGTGCTCGCGGTCGGTGGCGGCGTGGCGTTCCTGGCCGTGATCGCCATCGTGATCGGAGTCTTGGCGCTGCGTAGCGGAAAGGGCGAAGAGGCCAAGGCGGAACGCCCGGACAAGAGCGGCGAGAATTCGGGCAAGAGTGGCAGCACCAGCCCGACCACCGAAAAGACCGAGACCAAGCCGGGCGAAGAGACCAAGCCGGAAGAGACCAAGCCGGCGGACACGAGCGCGGCGGCCCCGTCGGCGTCCGGTGAAAAGAAAGAGGTCAGCGAAGAGGACAAGAAACGCTTCGCCGAGGCGATGAAGAAGAAGGAAGAAGAGGACAAGACCAAGCCGCCCGAAGAGAAGAAGGAGGAAGTGGCGAAGAAAGCCGATCCTTCCAGCGGCGTCGCCTCTTTCAACAAGGGCGCGGCCATCGCGGCTCTCGGTGGTGCGGCGGCGCAAGCGTCCGGTTGCAAGCGCCCGGGTGGCCCGACTGGCGGCGGCCGGGCGGTGGTCACGTTTGCGTCTTCAGGTCGGGTCACGAGCGCGAACATCAGCGGCGGCGAGTTCCCCGGCACCTCGGTCGGCAGCTGTATCGCCGGCGTCTTCCGCCGAGCTCAGGTCCCGGCGTTCAGCGGGGATCCGGTGACGGTGAGCAAGGGCTTCTCAATCTCGCCCTGA
- a CDS encoding ATP-dependent RecD-like DNA helicase, with the protein MPTTLTGQIERVTFENDETGFRVLRVGTVEGATTTGPIVVVGTFQAVGPGTRVRVTGDFVKDPRRGEQFRADSLVAIEPATLVGLEKYLGSGLIPGIGPGFARRIVETFGMESLKVLDSEPERLGEVSGIGARRAREIKKAWSEQRAVANVMVLLQTHGASPSLAARIFKRYGDRSAAIVQRSPYRLALEVPGVGFKTADRIARSLGIAGDHPERAQAGVMHELGSLADIGHVAVPRESLVERSATMLEIDEAHVEAAVDALRASERVVVEDDRVYLWRLHTAELNLTDGVARLLRADAPKLPGLEAAITAFEKRRELTLAPAQRAAVEAAAARKVLVITGGPGVGKTTIVRAVLSVLEAAKLRTRLAAPTGRAAKRLAEATGRDASTLHRLLEFEPRSGQFQRHAESPLDADAVIVDEASMIDLPLGAALVSAMPTKARWVIVGDSDQLPSVGPGALLRDLIDSGSVPVVRLNEIFRQAGESRIVGNAHRILRGEMPESANAEEPNADFFVVNRKDPEEAAAVVVELATSRIPKRFGFDPVRDIQVLTPMHRGPAGTQVLNQQLQAALNPSGPSLESRGQTLRVGDKVMQTRNDYERDVFNGDLGVVSAVDASARSLQVLFDGREVTLEDADLESLTLAYATSIHKSQGSEYPAVVVPMLSTHFVMLSRNLLYTAVTRARRLCVLVSDPRALRLALSEVRREERSTGLMARLREI; encoded by the coding sequence GTGCCGACCACGCTCACCGGCCAGATCGAGCGCGTGACGTTCGAGAACGACGAGACCGGGTTTCGTGTGCTCCGGGTCGGTACCGTCGAGGGCGCAACAACGACCGGCCCCATCGTGGTCGTGGGCACGTTTCAGGCGGTCGGTCCCGGTACGCGCGTGCGTGTGACCGGGGACTTCGTCAAGGATCCGCGCAGGGGTGAGCAGTTTCGCGCCGACTCCCTCGTTGCCATCGAACCCGCCACGCTCGTCGGTCTCGAAAAGTACCTCGGCTCCGGGCTGATCCCTGGCATCGGGCCCGGCTTCGCACGCCGCATCGTCGAGACCTTCGGCATGGAATCCCTGAAGGTGCTCGACAGCGAGCCCGAGCGCCTGGGCGAGGTGTCGGGTATTGGCGCGCGGCGCGCTCGAGAGATCAAGAAAGCGTGGTCCGAACAACGTGCCGTCGCGAACGTCATGGTCTTGCTCCAGACCCACGGTGCGTCGCCGTCGCTCGCCGCCCGTATCTTCAAACGCTACGGTGACAGAAGCGCCGCCATCGTGCAGCGCTCTCCCTACCGGCTCGCGCTCGAAGTGCCGGGCGTTGGTTTCAAGACCGCGGATCGCATCGCGCGCTCCCTCGGGATCGCGGGTGATCACCCGGAGCGCGCTCAGGCCGGCGTCATGCACGAGCTCGGCTCCCTCGCGGACATCGGACACGTCGCCGTGCCGCGCGAGAGTCTCGTCGAGCGCTCCGCGACGATGCTCGAAATCGACGAGGCTCACGTCGAGGCGGCGGTGGACGCACTCCGGGCCAGCGAGCGGGTGGTGGTCGAGGACGATCGGGTCTACCTGTGGCGACTGCACACGGCCGAGCTGAACCTGACGGACGGCGTCGCGCGCTTGCTCCGCGCAGATGCCCCAAAGCTGCCCGGCCTCGAGGCTGCCATCACGGCCTTCGAGAAGAGGCGCGAGCTCACGCTGGCCCCGGCCCAGCGCGCCGCGGTGGAAGCCGCCGCCGCCCGCAAAGTGCTCGTCATCACCGGTGGACCCGGCGTGGGCAAGACCACCATCGTCCGCGCAGTGCTCAGTGTGCTCGAAGCCGCGAAGCTCCGGACCCGGCTCGCGGCACCCACCGGTCGCGCTGCCAAACGCCTGGCAGAAGCCACCGGCCGCGACGCGAGCACGCTCCACCGCCTGCTGGAGTTCGAGCCTCGGTCGGGTCAGTTTCAGCGCCACGCGGAGTCACCTCTCGATGCCGACGCTGTGATCGTCGACGAGGCGTCGATGATCGACCTGCCGCTCGGTGCCGCACTGGTCTCCGCCATGCCCACCAAGGCCCGCTGGGTGATCGTCGGCGACTCGGATCAGCTGCCGAGTGTGGGCCCGGGCGCGCTGCTTCGCGATCTCATCGACAGCGGCTCGGTGCCCGTCGTGCGCCTGAACGAGATCTTCCGCCAGGCCGGCGAGAGTCGGATCGTCGGCAACGCCCACCGCATCTTGCGCGGGGAGATGCCGGAGAGTGCCAACGCCGAGGAGCCGAACGCGGATTTCTTCGTGGTCAACCGCAAGGACCCGGAGGAGGCCGCCGCCGTCGTCGTCGAGCTGGCGACCTCGCGCATCCCCAAGCGGTTCGGCTTCGATCCGGTGCGCGACATCCAGGTTCTCACACCCATGCACCGCGGGCCGGCCGGTACCCAGGTGCTCAACCAACAGCTGCAAGCCGCCCTCAACCCGAGCGGCCCGTCTCTCGAGTCCCGCGGCCAGACCTTGCGCGTGGGTGACAAGGTCATGCAGACCCGCAACGACTACGAGCGCGATGTCTTCAACGGCGATCTCGGTGTGGTCTCCGCGGTCGACGCCTCGGCGCGCAGCCTGCAAGTGCTCTTCGATGGCCGCGAGGTCACGCTCGAGGACGCAGATCTCGAGTCGTTGACGCTTGCGTACGCGACCAGCATCCACAAGAGCCAGGGCAGCGAGTACCCGGCTGTCGTCGTGCCCATGCTCTCGACCCACTTCGTGATGCTGAGCCGCAACCTGCTCTACACCGCGGTGACGCGCGCGCGCCGACTGTGTGTTTTGGTCTCCGATCCGCGGGCGCTTCGCCTCGCCCTGTCCGAGGTACGGCGCGAGGAGCGCAGCACCGGGCTCATGGCCCGTCTGCGGGAAATCTGA
- a CDS encoding HEAT repeat domain-containing protein has protein sequence MTLSQRHHARCSCAAAPAAAFAIAGTERKYERDRPFRILHLGLDLQLHISKKSVSGAATLEFERVSPKHDSLVLDALGFELKRVRIDTGGGWSDVPYEYDGDQLRISIPVRVERGKIEIDYRATPKRGLYFLAPDAVVKDRPEQVWSQCQDEDARHWFPCHDKPHVKMTTEMRVRVSEGFSVLSNGELVFKDTPKGASPWVFHFKMDRPHPSYLMTLVAGRFDVIEDRDAVVADGRSVPVSYWVPEGKRADGVRAFSETPRMLELFSKLTGVAYPWSRYSQVVVSDFIFGGMENTTATTMYEHILLDARAALDIVSHDLVAHELAHQWFGDFVTCRDWSHGWLNEGFATFFEQVEREDRLGPDEYLYGIEGERDSYLSEAAGRYQRPIVCRDYSLPIDLFDRHLYEKGCLVLHMLRLELGDALFWRGINTYLTRHAHGVVETNDLMRAFEEVSGRSFERFFDAWVYRPGHPAVKLKVGYDDGLLTVSVKQTQKPGETAVFAFELEIEVADKAGRTQRHTKSVTNDNDALVVSCHERPAWVGVDPELRIVGEVTLEVPADMLRNQLESGSSARLRWVAAQALGKRSDLPSVTALATALAKPDETWMVRAEAAAALGKVRGEQALDALLESVNVDHPKVRRAVARALGVFRVPAAAKALEKLARRDPSYLVSADALRSLGKTRQKHALKVLRELIDKKSWADVGRAGALDGMAWLGDDDAVADVMKRTRYGYPTRGRRAAISALARLSDSRKARVHFEELLDDHDPHLRIDAVNALVSLGDLKSRGPLRRALDRDLDGRVARRIREALRDMGNAGSSDRKLIRDDVEALKNELSELQVRLAKLEQKKKAKASAEPPNDEPAEESKAAADSAPDKPKRGVKRVAKRSVKPRAATATKKKKTTRRKT, from the coding sequence ATGACCCTCTCTCAGCGGCACCACGCCCGCTGCTCGTGTGCGGCGGCTCCAGCGGCGGCGTTTGCCATCGCCGGCACCGAGCGGAAATACGAGCGCGACCGACCGTTTCGGATCTTGCACCTCGGCCTGGACCTGCAGCTGCACATCAGCAAGAAGTCTGTGTCGGGCGCGGCGACCCTCGAGTTCGAGCGGGTTTCGCCCAAACACGACAGCCTCGTGCTCGACGCACTCGGCTTCGAGCTCAAGCGTGTGCGCATCGACACCGGCGGCGGTTGGTCTGACGTGCCCTACGAATACGACGGAGACCAGCTCCGCATCAGCATTCCGGTTCGAGTCGAGCGTGGGAAGATCGAGATCGACTATCGAGCGACCCCGAAGCGTGGACTCTACTTCCTTGCTCCCGACGCTGTGGTCAAAGACCGGCCGGAGCAGGTCTGGAGTCAGTGCCAGGACGAGGACGCGCGTCACTGGTTCCCGTGCCACGACAAACCCCACGTCAAGATGACGACCGAGATGCGCGTGCGTGTCTCGGAGGGGTTCTCGGTGCTGTCGAACGGCGAGCTGGTGTTCAAGGACACGCCGAAGGGTGCGAGCCCGTGGGTGTTCCACTTCAAGATGGACCGGCCGCACCCGAGCTACCTGATGACACTGGTAGCCGGACGCTTCGACGTGATCGAAGATCGCGACGCCGTCGTCGCGGACGGGCGCAGCGTCCCCGTCAGCTACTGGGTCCCCGAAGGCAAACGCGCCGACGGCGTGCGGGCGTTCTCCGAGACACCTCGCATGCTGGAGCTGTTCAGCAAGCTCACCGGAGTGGCCTACCCCTGGAGCCGTTACTCCCAGGTGGTGGTGAGTGACTTCATCTTCGGCGGCATGGAGAACACCACGGCCACCACGATGTACGAGCACATCTTGCTCGACGCCCGCGCCGCGCTCGACATCGTGAGCCACGACCTCGTAGCCCACGAGCTGGCCCATCAGTGGTTCGGTGACTTCGTCACCTGCCGAGACTGGTCCCACGGCTGGCTGAACGAGGGATTTGCCACCTTCTTCGAGCAGGTGGAGCGCGAAGATCGCCTGGGCCCGGACGAGTACCTGTACGGCATCGAGGGGGAGCGAGACTCGTACCTGTCCGAGGCGGCCGGGCGCTACCAGCGGCCCATCGTGTGCCGCGACTACTCGCTGCCTATCGATCTGTTCGACCGACACCTGTACGAGAAGGGCTGCCTGGTGCTGCACATGTTGCGGCTCGAGCTGGGCGACGCGCTGTTCTGGCGCGGCATCAACACGTACCTCACGCGCCACGCCCACGGTGTCGTCGAGACGAACGACTTGATGCGGGCCTTCGAGGAGGTGAGTGGTCGCTCGTTCGAACGCTTCTTCGATGCTTGGGTCTATCGTCCCGGACACCCCGCCGTGAAACTGAAGGTCGGGTACGACGACGGCCTGCTCACGGTCAGCGTAAAACAGACACAGAAGCCCGGAGAAACGGCCGTCTTTGCCTTCGAGCTCGAGATCGAGGTCGCGGACAAGGCGGGGCGTACTCAGCGCCACACGAAGTCCGTCACGAACGACAACGACGCACTGGTCGTGAGCTGCCACGAGCGACCCGCCTGGGTCGGCGTCGATCCGGAGCTGCGGATTGTCGGTGAGGTCACGCTGGAAGTGCCGGCAGACATGTTGCGGAACCAGCTCGAGAGCGGGAGCTCGGCACGCCTGCGCTGGGTCGCGGCGCAAGCGCTCGGCAAACGCTCGGATCTGCCGAGCGTGACCGCGCTGGCGACGGCGCTGGCCAAACCCGACGAGACCTGGATGGTTCGCGCCGAGGCCGCGGCTGCGTTGGGGAAGGTGCGAGGAGAGCAAGCCCTCGATGCGCTGCTCGAGAGCGTGAACGTCGACCACCCGAAGGTCCGGCGCGCGGTGGCGCGTGCTCTCGGTGTGTTCCGTGTGCCCGCGGCGGCCAAGGCGCTCGAAAAATTGGCGCGCCGCGACCCAAGTTATCTGGTCAGCGCCGACGCCCTGCGAAGCCTGGGGAAAACCCGGCAAAAACACGCACTCAAGGTGCTGCGCGAGCTGATCGACAAGAAGTCGTGGGCGGACGTCGGCCGGGCCGGCGCCCTCGACGGCATGGCGTGGCTGGGCGACGACGACGCCGTCGCCGACGTGATGAAGCGAACGCGTTACGGCTACCCGACGCGCGGACGCCGCGCGGCCATCTCTGCCCTCGCGCGCCTGTCGGACAGTCGCAAGGCCCGCGTCCACTTCGAGGAGTTGCTCGACGACCACGATCCGCACTTGCGCATCGACGCCGTCAACGCCCTGGTCTCGTTGGGCGATCTCAAGAGTCGCGGTCCGCTGCGGCGTGCGCTGGACCGCGACCTGGACGGACGCGTGGCCCGCCGCATCCGCGAAGCCCTGCGCGACATGGGCAACGCCGGATCGAGCGACCGAAAGCTGATCCGAGATGACGTGGAGGCGCTGAAGAACGAGCTGTCCGAGCTGCAGGTTCGCCTCGCCAAGCTGGAGCAGAAGAAGAAGGCGAAAGCCTCGGCGGAACCTCCCAACGACGAGCCGGCGGAGGAGAGCAAAGCGGCGGCGGATAGCGCGCCTGACAAACCCAAGCGCGGGGTCAAGCGCGTGGCCAAGCGCTCCGTGAAACCCCGGGCGGCGACGGCGACCAAGAAGAAGAAGACCACCCGGAGGAAGACGTGA
- a CDS encoding enoyl-CoA hydratase/isomerase family protein: MNDEVPVKLERREGVALLTIDRPERLNTLSRATLAAFGRIGEELSGDPELRAVIVTATGEKAFCAGADLKERQGMNQDAVRDQVKAYRSELGWLDHCRVPVVAAINGVALGGGLELALLCDLRVAAAHAVLGLPETSIGIIPGAGGTQRLPRVVGEARAKELILLGRRLTADEALAFGLVNRVTPTGTSVVEDTFEWLKPIREGAPIAQRAALGAIDLSFETALEHGLELERLLYDECLRSEDRSEALRAFAEKRRPAFKGI; the protein is encoded by the coding sequence GTGAACGACGAAGTTCCGGTCAAGCTCGAACGGCGCGAAGGCGTCGCGCTGTTGACGATCGATCGCCCCGAGCGTTTGAACACCCTCTCCCGCGCCACGCTCGCCGCTTTCGGCCGCATCGGCGAAGAGCTGAGCGGGGACCCGGAGCTGCGCGCCGTGATCGTGACGGCCACCGGGGAGAAAGCCTTCTGTGCCGGGGCGGATCTCAAAGAGCGACAGGGCATGAACCAGGACGCCGTACGCGATCAGGTGAAGGCGTATCGCAGTGAGCTCGGCTGGCTCGACCACTGCCGCGTGCCGGTCGTCGCGGCGATCAACGGCGTGGCCCTCGGCGGCGGCCTCGAGCTTGCCCTGCTGTGTGATCTCCGGGTCGCCGCTGCTCACGCGGTGCTCGGCCTGCCCGAGACCAGCATCGGGATCATCCCCGGCGCCGGCGGCACCCAGCGTTTACCGAGGGTCGTCGGCGAAGCGCGGGCGAAAGAGCTGATCCTGCTCGGCCGCCGGCTGACTGCCGACGAAGCGCTGGCATTCGGGCTGGTGAACCGCGTGACTCCGACGGGCACCTCGGTGGTCGAGGACACCTTCGAGTGGCTGAAGCCGATCCGCGAAGGTGCGCCAATCGCCCAGCGTGCAGCGCTCGGCGCCATCGATCTCTCCTTCGAGACCGCGCTCGAACACGGGCTGGAGCTCGAGCGTCTGCTCTACGACGAGTGCCTTCGCAGCGAGGATCGCAGCGAGGCGCTGCGCGCGTTCGCCGAGAAGCGAAGACCGGCTTTCAAGGGCATTTGA